In Debaryomyces hansenii CBS767 chromosome B complete sequence, one genomic interval encodes:
- a CDS encoding DEHA2B03344p (weakly similar to uniprot|P25441 Saccharomyces cerevisiae YDL150w RPC53 RNA polymerase III subunit C53) has protein sequence MSNRLESLNSKKPSSSPKPSLRFKPKVVARKTKEERAKEAPQIKQENGDYKPSGRDHTSSRGGHSKRGGRGNYSGTHLVSAGPLASGSVSIGNVNGSKLGLTRDKSYNSVSPTPEFLQSLKLKDSKPKSKSPTPSRDYYESDEEDPTKIDMNKEYRFADEETILFPVRPERDEYIADTVITPLQSKDASIEPESNEEFETEPSPVKDEPIEAKLEQVKEHKAHLETKITETVDVLNKEEKTKIVSDHQAILDLVTDKLDGLSTDSNDNKTGNNNYTLFHLPTVLPEYYNQESTTEQHTVEDEGKVTNFASNVTPLRGQIGHLNIHKSGKISINLGNNNNLAVSQGSAAHFLQEVIMLEMNETDNTEDVEMMNEDGEKIKGKLYRFGQADGKIIGTPAIH, from the coding sequence ATGTCTAATAGATTGGAGTCATTGAATTCCAAAAAACCATCCTCTAGTCCCAAGCCTTCCTTAAGGTTTAAGCCAAAGGTTGTGGCTAGAAAAACTAAAGAAGAGAGAGCAAAGGAAGCACCTCAAAtcaaacaagaaaatgGAGATTATAAGCCTTCAGGAAGAGATCATACGTCAAGTAGAGGAGGTCACAGTAAGCGTGGAGGCCGTGGAAATTATAGTGGAACACATTTGGTGTCTGCAGGACCTTTGGCTTCGGGATCAGTATCTATAGGTAATGTCAATGGATCTAAGTTAGGTTTGACCAGAGATAAATCGTATAATTCGGTATCACCTACGCCCGAATTTTTGCAAAGTTTGAAGTTAAAAGACCTGAAACCGAAATCAAAGTCGCCTACCCCTTCCAGGGATTATTATGAGTCGGATGAGGAAGATCCTACAAAGATTGACATGAACAAAGAATACAGATTTGCGGATGAGGAGACGATTTTATTTCCAGTTAGGCCAGAGAGAGATGAATACATAGCTGATACCGTAATTACACCTTTACAGTCGAAGGATGCATCTATAGAACCCGaatctaatgaagaattcGAGACAGAGCCTTCGCCAGTCAAGGATGAACCAATTGAGGCTAAATTAGAGCAAGTAAAAGAACATAAGGCCCACCTTGAAACAAAAATCACGGAAACAGTTGATGTATTAAATAAGGAAGAAAAAACTAAGATAGTAAGCGACCATCAAGCTATTTTGGACTTGGTGACAGACAAACTCGATGGGTTAAGTACCGATTCTAATGATAACAAGACGGGAAACAACAACTATACTTTATTCCACTTACCAACCGTTTTACCCGAATATTACAATCAGGAATCTACCACTGAACAGCATACTGTGGAGGATGAAGGCAAAGTGACTAACTTTGCATCCAATGTTACACCATTGCGTGGTCAGATTGGGCATTTAAACATTCATAAATCCGGTAAAATCTCAATCAATTTgggtaataataataacctTGCAGTTTCTCAAGGTTCTGCTGCCCATTTCTTGCAAGAAGTTATAATGCTTGAAATGAACGAAACCGATAATACGGAAGACGTTGAAATGATGAATGAAGATGGTGAGAAAATCAAAGGGAAATTGTACCGTTTCGGTCAAGCAGATGgtaaaattattggaaCACCAGCGATCCATTGA